TGTTGTTGTAATTTAGAGGGAGAtctgaaaagcaaaaaatgatACCAACACATGGAAGGATAGATACAGTAGGTTAAGTTaccattaaaggaacagttcacccaaaaaggaaaactcagtcattatctcctccccccatgctgatggaaagtcaggggaagttttgTAGTACACAaaaaatttctggagcttcacagttaAACAGAgttgcaacattctcctaaacaactgaagtagctggagacttgttttaacgTTGTGTCCTGTACACTGTACCCCATATTCGTATTTTATCAATGAGTGGAGCTGTCTAAAAACGTTGTCTTGAACACATGTAAGCCTTCTCTTTGCTTCTCCACTGCTGTGCTGCTTTCCTGTTGTCGTGTGCATGACTCATATGGAGCTATTTTACAGTTACTGTGATGTGTGTATCaggctgggaggaggaggaggaggaggaggaggaggaggaggaggaggaggaggaaaatgcCTCATCAGCACCCAGACCCTACAGACAGGTCTGACAGGCAGAGTCTGTCAGAGGCAGGAATATCCAGCATATACAGTGGAATAAATATCTTAGTCAAACTGATTAAATATAGCACACTATATTCAGACATCTAAATAACATTCAGCCCATTGCAACGTGTTAACTACATAAATTATGTTAATGAAacggaaaaaaataatataccTCAAACCTGAAACATGAAAATGCCTGAATATAATAACCTTTTTGTGTAACTGTGGAAGATAAAGGATTCCTATGTTAAGGCTACATGTAGTCTATCATAGGCTATAGACCTCattattttggcattttacCCAGGTGATTCCCTGAGAGcccaacatttaaaaaaaataataaacgtAAAAAACTGCCCTGTTTTATagtaataaaaagtatttatcGGTGATATTGGTCTTGTGTTACTTGGTATCGGATCAAAACTGAATTTTGTGGTATCGCCCACCTCTAATGTACATTATTAACTAACCTGATGACGTGTCTGTCAAAGAGATTCACCTATTCCTCTCTGCGGAGTGACCTGAAGTGGCCGATCTCTTCTTAGCGAGTGTTAGCGAACAGTTTCACTCTCCACTGTGTTCACAGGCTAGTCActaactttgtctgctgtttaGTGACACAGTTAGCACACAATTGTAAGTAAGACTGTgttactggaaacagctgcctgATATGGCTGgattaaaaccaaaacaatgagctgaaagacgctaCAACTCACAGGAGAGCTGAGTGGAACTGCAGTCAGGGGATCTCTGCGGGTTTGCACCACATTAAACACAGTCATTTAATCAattgttgatataaaaatactgcttggtgcagctttaatgttgtACTATGATGAGAGGTTTATAATGGGGGTTTCTTCCAGGTACTTTGAAGTGACAGGTGGCTTTGACCACCTCCCGAGGGCTTTCTACCAGCTGTTAAATGCCACCATCCTCCTCAACTCCAAGGTGAAGCTGATCAACCAAACAGGCGGCAGCAATGTGACGGTCACATTCCAGGACTGGCGTAATTCAGGCTCCCTGACCAACCTAACAGTGGACTATGCCCTGGTTACTTCTACGGCGAAGGCCACCCTCTTCATTGACTTCCAGCCCCCTCTCTCTGGGGACAAGATGGAGGCCCTGCGCTCTGTTCATTACGCCAGCTCCACCAAGGTGATACTCAGCTTCAGGGATCGCTTCTGGGAGAAAGAGGGCATCAAAGGAGGGAAGAGCGTCACCGACCGTCCCTCTCGCTTCATCTACTACCCCAGCCACAGCTTCTCTGGTACAGCCGCAGGAGCCCTCCTGGCTTCTTACACCTGCTCCGACGACTCCACCCTCTTCCAGGGGATGAGCGAGGAGGAGCTGATGGCCGTGGTCCTGGAGGACTTGGTGAAGATCCACGGGGAGTACATCAGGCCTCTGTGTACAGGGGGCCTGGTGAAGAAGTGGGGCTTAGATCCTCACAGTCTGGGAGCGTTCGCCCTCTTCACTCCCTACCAGCAGGGACACTATGCCAGAGAACTGTTCCAGAGGGAGGGCCGGGTGCACTTTGCAGGAGAACACACAGCCACACCACATGGGTGGATTGAAACTGCAATGAAGTCTGCACTCAGAGCAGCTAAACATATTAACCTGCTTACTGTTTAGTTTTGtctgtaattgtttttatatatacatgttCCTGTATATTCAGTCTTACAGGGTTTGATATTTTGGTTTACCAGTGTATTCTGTGATCTATCAGCATTAACCCCCtctgatatttttgtgtaaTGTACATATTTATTGATTTGCGTCCATATCTACTGATCAGCAGTACACACTTGACTAATGTGTGCCCATAAACTGACATTCTGACCAGATTCCTCAAAGATGAtcataaatacaaatgtcaTTTCATTGTGATAGTGATTCacagtattttattattacttgTTGTATGCAACGTTTCAGTGGATATCCTGATTCTCTGCACCctaactttttttgttttattcaacaagaaagaaaaaaattaagaataAAACATGTGCTTTAAAAGATGATGTGTTActaaagaggaaaatatgtaAACATCTATGAACAAACGGAAGTCTCCTCACCAATTAGACACACGTCTGCCCCATTTTGTGAAAATGGTTTTCCAGGCTGACACGTGACTTAAGTCACTTGGTAAAAAGTCATAAAGCAAGTCACATGTCagacaaagtaaactttgttttaccacccgactacagagcagcttctttcctcaggctgagactcctcataaaaaacacttttacttATATGACTTATCCGACACTGATACGTGGGAATTCCCCCTGATGACAGGCATTATGAATAACCACAATAATTacacagaaatagccaatcttctggctgatggtctcatttgttGATATAGGTCTATAGAggaattattattaaattaaaacttCTGAGCTACACTGGAAATGCAGTACTAATCTTGATCGTCATTTTACAAGAAAACAGTCTTTATTTCTTAAAGTGTGAGCTGCATGTCAGCATGTTGTTCCAATGTCTGAATCCCTCTTATTAAGACCCTGGAACATATTTCCATGGTttggacaggaagtggaggaagtactcagatccttttcTCAAATAAACGTACcaatcatttatatatatatatatatatatatatatatatatatatatatatatatatatatatatatatatatatatatatatgaaaaaaacGTTTCAAGGCATCAACAATCATACTTAAATGAATGAACAGACCAGCATATGTGtactttaagtatcaaaagtatccTATTTCTTTCTGCTAAAAAAAGGGCCTCTATAACtgatatatttctgtatttcataTTATTAGATTGATAATTGTGATGCATGAATACATCTGTAACATGGTACTGTTGTAGCTGGTTTAGGCGGAGCTACTTTTATCTACTATATATACAGTCAGGTGTTGGGTTCAATGGTGCAGTCCAACCCACAGGCTGGaccactgaaacacaaatcagattttatttttggacCTTTTGGGGGGCTTCAGacagttatttaaatgaaaccatgtgTCTCTTGAGTGGAACTGCTAACAACTCAGAAACCTGTGACAATGAGTCTCACTAGCAGCTGTTTTTTACAAGAGGTCACAGGTCAAAGGGGGCTGGGAACCACCGCTTTAATCTTTAACACTGCACTGGGTCTTACTGGGTCATTTTAACTTTGACACCACTGCAGGTCAGTGatgagcagcagacagaaaacCTCCTGATTTGGCAGAATAATAGGGTACTTTTAATGGCTAACATTATGTCACACTTTTGTAGGCTGAAACGGCCTGAAAATAatgttgtgatattttctgatttctcaATGATAGAAATCTCctcaaagcacttcatgaaTGGTAGGatgtggcgacaaaaccaaatatcatattttttaacaaataccTCTCTATATATTTTGCCcatattgtagggatgactattggtattttcaatattaacacaatgagatttctgatcaataatcatcagtaatgtggagaTAATGACTCAGTGGGTAAGGACAAGTATtggaacaagtagaacagtctggtgagttcagaaaataacatcactttactgtaatgagcctttaaaacagGAGAAGACGACACTGATGACTTATCAtcatataatgatatccaaaatctaagatcataaatagtctcatatcacgataacaatGTAGAGTGGATATTTTGCCCAGCCCGATATCACACATCGACgaaacaagttgtttttttttgaagatGTAGAATAAAGTGCGCAGTAAATACTGTGCACTCTCTTTGATCAAACTGCTTTAATGTAAAGATTTGTTTCAAAATCCCTTCCCTGTTAGTTTTCATACAGGCCATAGGATAATGCCCAAGTATTTTGTATCAACATTCCCCAGAAGGGTTTCTTGTGTATAATATTAAACATTATTGCATTAGCGTACAACATTTATTCCATTTTACTTTAATCAGGATGAAGTTACGTCAATACTTGCATAGCAGAGATTTGACTGTCAAGTATAGAGGAAGTGTTACATGACATTTAGGAATGCCTTGATGTGTGCTGTCATCATTAAGCTTTTGTGAATGAATTAAAGCCTGATCAATAAACCGTTAAACCGATATTATTGAGTGATactggcctatcacagatatgtAGGTATCAGTgcatatgttgtctgatatgcaCCGATaggatttccttttttttaatcattattattataaagaaaaagacacTCAGGGTTTTTTATAATTACATAATTCCCAGTGAAATTTACTGCTTCAGTGCTCTGACGTCATTTCAGacataaagtttattgttaagctgtaaaatatcctgcctctgttacagaTCTTTGTCACAGCTGTTTGATAACCACGTTTGAGagatcattacaaaaaaaaagtgtctaaATCAGCCGCTGTATTGATGTCGGAATTTTTCACTCCTTAACATCAGTATCGGGCCCATATGTTATGTATCATGTATATGGGATTGTCTCTTCCTGAACTCTAAAAGTTTGATACAGAAAGTGACAAAAGTGTCACCAAACCCAGATCTGTCCTCCAAACAGTGGTTGTATATTAGCCGAGTTCTTTCCTGCTTCATTCTCCATTTTGTTTAGTGCATGAAGGATAACAGACAGGATGGTGAGCTGTCACTTTACCGTTGTCACATTAAATGGCTTCTCAATTCAAACAGACACTTCTTGCTGCCATTTGCAGCTGAAACCACGCAGACTCCCTTAAAGCACCACCAGTTGAAAGCTTAAACAGtaagttttattaaaaaaaacttgtccTCTCCACATTATCTTATAACAACGTGCtaagaatacattttatttatgtcattacaCAGTCCATTTGGCATCTATAGTCCATTATTAATGAGCGCCCTTCTGCACCATCTGTGTGAAGCGGTTGGTGATGGCCAGGGTGGTGTCGATGAAACGCTCAACACAGCTCTGCAGACACGTCTCGGTCCGGTAGTCCAGCTTGGATCCCGGACTGTCCACACACTTGTCCCAGCAGACGTCAGTGAAAGTGTGCACCTGGAAGAAATATGAAAAGATAAATCTGTAGGATTAATAAATTATGCTGATGAAATATCTCTGTGATATGCTGTTAAATGTTGGCCTGTAATACTGATGGCTCAGGTTCTATATAGGACTACTCCACGGTCCATGAGCTAATACCACCGTATTCTTATCAACAGGCTTTTGATAATAAATAGCACATGGGGAGAGTATACATTATGAATTCACATATGAATGGCAACAATTACTTGATTAATCATCGGTGATTGAAAAGGAATTAATCCCCAACTACTTTGATATCGATTAGAtgaagctgcatataatctgttaattacctccagtgatgttgtgggcaattgtgggtaatgtaggtagCAGGCTTTGAAACCcagtccactggtctatcaTAACACTCCtctaacactgttggactcattatggacggtggaaaaacaaatgatcagaatcgaaacagcagaacagagatatcacctttttattccacacacattcttccttttcaaaacctggtgcctacattacccacaatgagTGATGCATGATATATATATACGGCCAAGCTAAAATTATAGCCCATAAATGGACCTGATGATACGAAGTCAAATTGCTTTCAACGACTTAACAAGCACAGCATCCCCGCTCTCCAATACAGGAGGTGGCAGCTCCTCTGAAATTGAATTGCATTTTGTCAAttagcagagaagaagaagaagaaaaagaaaaagtgcaaCACACTATTTTCGAGATCATGACATAAAACTGCTGCACCTGGGAAGAACCTCGCCTTGTGGACTGAAAACATCCATgtttgctcactacatctgagCCTTCCTCACCCTCGACTGTGAATAAACTACAGGAAaggaactttttaaaaaaaaaatacaaaacgcGAGACTAGCAGTTATCATATTGGTATTGGCCCGGAGAAGCAGGTGATTATCAGTTATTGGTATTGgttgaaaaaaatccatattgtgcttccctacccacaatgcaacataatcactgagtgacatcactggaggcagtttatcagaatAGATGCAGCTTCCTGGAGCCTCAacagactttatactactttcttcacatatgcagtagtactccccccacacctgtaaacacactttaatgtctTCACGGGCAGTAAGGCCTCCACTATGAGACATGAATACATAATTTATGGTGCTAATACGAGCTGCTGGTCATGCCACCTTCCATTTGAAAGCTTAAATTCGAAAAACGTTTTAGGTGTGACCTTCGTACATAACCGagctgcttttttatttatcaaaaagtAAGAAACCTTGAATTGTAGGTTGTTCCAGGGGAGTTTGGTCTCACCAACAGAGGGTGGTTCATTCCTCTGCATGTGGTTCATGCTCCACAGATGAATGCTAACGGACTGGGTACAGATTAGCATGGTTAGCATACAAACCTGGGCCTGGAACTGCGCTTTCTGTTGCTCTATAGCGATCATACGCTGAAGCTCCGACGCCTCGGCTTTCTCCGACGCACTGAGATTATCAAAACCGTCCATGGTGTCGTTGAACAGTTACAGGACGACTCTGTATTCCCGCTGACAAGCTGCTAGAGGAGGTGAGGTGACCTTCGGTTTCACCACCAGTAAGCGCTGCAGCGTGTGAAACACCGCTGATGTAAACATCACATGACGCGCCGCACACAGCGGCGGCTCCTGCCTCCGCCATTTGTAGATCCACGTACTAAATGTGACGCAAGAAGTGACGCTcacaaagatatttaatgtttaacacGAGCTGACTCGGAAATAGTGCGTTTCATCTTGAGCTGCTTGTATCAACAAAAGGATCAGCTGCTGAAACACCTGCactctttaaaggagcactatgtaacttcagacaagaaattcaaatattaataaggtaataatacaaactcatcaatatattttttttccataagtaaATAaccaagctgttctcagaggaaaataaggtcccagaacactgtttaaagctagaaaggtggcagggtccgccacatataaataaagtaaaacagtataatttgtgttgtctttaaggtcagtttgtttattcagtttattcagtcatgaaaacaaagagagtttgattatttagtttgtttagacagaaatgaaatgaagatctttctctgctcattaacatttcttcaacaaaactacagagtgctcctttaataaaaaatgtttttaatgtgatcATCTTGTTCCACGTTCTGTGTGCCAAAGTTATAATACTGCTTACTTGCTGTATACTTTTTATAccgtttttttttaagtttattgaaaaaggaagtagatttaaaataatttcGTTGTTCAGTTCATATCAGACAAGAGTATTAATAAAGTATAATGCAGTGGCTTCATTGATAAACTgtacatttatagttatttAAACTTTAGTAACagtacttttacatttacaacgtgttataaacatcagttgcaactttaccaTAAATAATTACTTaacaaatggtttataaagtattCATTGTTTGTTCACAGTGAAATCAATTAACTATaattttaccatttattaatgatggctaTAATAAAGTCATTGTAGACTGGCTTTAAACTGAACACTGTGCCCAGGGCAGTTAGTAATGATATCATGTGAGACTTTTTGGAGTACGTCCAACACCGAAGTAGTAAGTGACTTCACTGGAGATTTTCTTTTCTAGTTTGACTTGAGGGGCCCCGAGCCCTGTAACTAGAGAGTGTCCGTAATAAGCACAGCAGCGTTGTGCAGGATCTGTAACACCACGACTACAGCATAACTTCATCCTGTTTCTGACGCTACTTCTGCATGTAGCAGGCCGTGATATTCTGAGATGACAGTGTTTTGCTGATCTTCTCAAACATCCAACATCTTTGTGCTGCTGACGACTCAACAACTACATCCGGGTAACTGTGGTGACCTTGGTTGGTTGATCATCATGGCGGCTATCGTCAGGTTGAGTGCTGTGTGTCGCAGAGGAGTCAAACGTGAGTATTTCTGTCTGttctcagtgtttctgtctgtgtttcaatGTGTGTGCTTACTTACGTGTTGTGGTTTGAGACCAGGTTGTTCTAACAGAGGGGAGGACGAATATTAGCTGTATACGAACAAACCACGGCGGGCAGTGACTACTACTTTCAAGTTCACGACTTTAGTGAAGCAAATCTtccgtgtatgtgtgtatttggcGTTAGTTAGCTTGTGGGCTCCATCCTCTCACACGCTTTAACAGTGAGGCGCACTGACGGggaactgattttttttttcaccgaTGACATCAGACTGTCCGACCATGACGTTATTGCCGCACGATAGAAGCAGAACTGTACGCCAAACACTATTCAGAACTTTGTGAATTGTAGGTTAACATACATATAGAATGAATCGCCTACAGTAAAAACTTTAGtaatgacattttctgagaCGTAAAGACCCAGTTTGTAATTCGGCGTATATAACACAAGCCAAAGAGCATAGTAGCTCTTAAAGTTCATGTTAGGTCAGGCTAAGACTGCACGCCACCGCCCTCATTTGACTGTTTGGGTCGACGGTGACCAACCCTCAGATCGGATGTGTGGAAACAAGATTCGTTGAACACGTTATTTTGTCACCACTGTTGATTGAAGTCCAAGCATACGGTTTTATAAAAGCAAACAAGATGCCATCCAGTCCAAATGAAAGTATGAGATACATATTGTCCTACCGAGGCTGCCGTAGTTGCACAAGAACAATAAGATAGTTTTGACCCCGTGTCACCTAATCTGATTGAATGCTGATAGAGTTCCTTGTATTGCTGGAGTGAGAAGTTTTCAAGATAATTGTTGTTTACATAGGGCTGATTATTTTCCTTGTTAAAGAGatgagttgtttggtctataaaatgtcagtgtcGATCAGTCTTTACCAAAgaccaagatgacgtcctctgTTGTCTTGTTGTGTCCACGACCCAAACatactcagtttactgtcacagaggagtgaaGAAAGCAAAAAGAGGGGGAAAATCGACTAATTTTTGTACGTTTTTGATATAATGGAATCATGTGTTGGCAgagtttttatcttttaaggtaaaatgtatttaacaaCATAACTCCAGAAACGTTGTGCTTGAATTTCGTCATTTGTGCCTGTacgaaaacatatttttgtcttctttcttcaGCTCTATTCTACCAAACCACTTTGCTGGCCAGGCCGCTGGTTATACCACACAAACATCAGGAGCAGCCGTACATGCTGACAGCAAGGATCCATGCGTCGCAGGCTCTGTACGGTCAGTGCTGACAGATGGGAGTATGCTGTAGATCAGGTCTATAGATCTGAAAAACAGTGAAGTATCAAGGGACTGGACTTTTACATTCCCTATGTCAGATTTTAATGTGCTTAAAACTATATGCTGCTGCAAATTCAGATGATCGACCAGTGTGGAGAAATCTAACGGACACAGTGACACAAATTACTCTTTCAGAACACAATACCAAAATCGTATCCCTTGCCCACATATTCTGCATGAATATacagatatctgtttatagagatGAACTTTTCATAAGCTTCTCTTACAATAAGTGAACAAACAATTCAGTCAGATAAAACTGATTTAAGTCATATTTTCAAAATGAGCTGTTTAAAACATATGCAAGACATTTGCAATTAACAAAGACCAGAAAAAATGACCCTTTTTTAGTGTTACACTCCTGTATAGTTAGAGATGCACCATATATACCGACCTGATAAATTATTGGCTCAATATTTGGAAATTTATATTGTCGGCTATTTATCAGTATTGGAGAAATTAAAGCTGATCATTACAGGTAGTAATACTCAAACCAAATTACATTCATGGACTTCACAAGCACAACATCTGCTACAGTAGGTGGTGCTATGCAACAAGaataaacaagaaataaaagaatGTAATGCATGTCCCTCAAGGGTTCCAAGTGGGGATAAAAGGTGTACGAGTTACagcacaacaaatcttatttgAGCCATGAAAtgttaaatcatccatcttgctcactacatctcatcttttcttaccctcaggtgtgcaaaTTATCGGTCATCTTATCGGTATTGGCTGATAAAAGGCCATATTGTACATCCCtaagtgtatgtatgtatgtattcagGCAGTAACATCTATGAATACaaaagtgctttaaaatgactaaatgtaccttgaattaattaaatattaatgttgtCTTTCTTACAAAAGGGAAAAAGCTTTATTGATCCAAACAGTGATCTAATCATCAAAAACCCATTATATGGTAGCTTTTGTCATTTAGCATGAGAAAGGGTATTGGGGCATAACATCACATTTTTGTTGCACTGAATGACAAacctttttatttgaaaataggCAGTTAACTGTCCACTTATGTCAAGTGATGACCATGACCTCTAAAGttaattttacttttcatttacaaGTAAGAATTTTCAAAAATGTGATATTAGATACACTCCTATATCACATattgtaatgtttttataacaatttaaataaaaatatatgtttatgaAAACACTTTCAGCAGCATTCATTtaagttttctttaaatatttttgtacatttttaaaatattgtttctcATGAGACAACTCTGCCTTTCACTTTTAATATATTAATGTATAAGAgcaaacaataaattaatttgagtatttttgtgtgtgtttaaattttTACCAAAAAGTTAATAccctgcaaaataaaatgaacacatcTTGTCTTTGATCCCTATACGGGATGTATAGAGAACAGAAAAACCTTAATATGTCTTGCAAATTGGTGGTGTGACATACCACAGCCTCAGGAAGGACCACTAAGCTGAATTATTAACATTTCTGACAGTTTCGTCACGTTAACATTATTAGCTACACTTTCTCCACCTTTGACTTAACTGAACTCCATTATCACTGCGAAAGTATTTGTAAATGAGATCTCATTAAACCAAGCAATATTCAGTCCAACTATGCATAATATAAGACGTGATAGTGACCTGTTAAAACGGTAAAGTCTGGTGTACTGTACTCTAGCTGCAGATAATGTC
This is a stretch of genomic DNA from Pagrus major chromosome 2, Pma_NU_1.0. It encodes these proteins:
- the timm8b gene encoding mitochondrial import inner membrane translocase subunit Tim8 B; translation: MDGFDNLSASEKAEASELQRMIAIEQQKAQFQAQVHTFTDVCWDKCVDSPGSKLDYRTETCLQSCVERFIDTTLAITNRFTQMVQKGAH
- the il4i1 gene encoding L-amino-acid oxidase → MIPHMALCKFFPLVLVGVVVFAVSGIFGDPLYECLQDTDYSELLDIVDKGLPPTKTPRHVAIIGGGIAGLTAAKFLEDAGHKVTIIEASERIGGRVETFRNRKEGWYAELGAMRIPSFHKILLSFASKLHISLNHFIQDDINTYYLVNGVLQKTYAVEDNPAVLNYSLNDRERGKSAAQLFSQTLWKVRDDLKTMGCSAMLDKYDSYTVKEYLVKEGNLSRGALRMVGDILNENSLFYTSLIEMLYIQSDINDNTEYFEVTGGFDHLPRAFYQLLNATILLNSKVKLINQTGGSNVTVTFQDWRNSGSLTNLTVDYALVTSTAKATLFIDFQPPLSGDKMEALRSVHYASSTKVILSFRDRFWEKEGIKGGKSVTDRPSRFIYYPSHSFSGTAAGALLASYTCSDDSTLFQGMSEEELMAVVLEDLVKIHGEYIRPLCTGGLVKKWGLDPHSLGAFALFTPYQQGHYARELFQREGRVHFAGEHTATPHGWIETAMKSALRAAKHINLLTV